A single genomic interval of Rhododendron vialii isolate Sample 1 chromosome 3a, ASM3025357v1 harbors:
- the LOC131319504 gene encoding protein PSK SIMULATOR 3, with amino-acid sequence MPPSRSLTTPNPMNPSLSLSLSLSLSLSHITLFVMLSTSHDPSPFTNTSFYPPQLRPSIIFLPPPPPPPPPPLYLSLIKPITLLTYRILIKINPKPISPFFPLIPSSLIDFQMALETWLIKVKTAISTSIDSVRATPSTPRKQQPAGAMKKANVGVLSFEIAGLMSKLLHLWQSLSDKNITRLRNECICLEGVRKIVSNDESFLLGLACAEIAENLRLVAKSVSRLSKKCEDSSLRSFGRVFDEFSNTGRDPYNWVLSWKEMDAKVNKKMERLKTATSTLYREMEELVILETDSRKKQLQKMVDLQQKILVHRQEVKYLKERSLWNRSFDTAISLLARSIFTVLARIKLVFGIGNVFSSYAVSLPRSLSASAAVYPSDQNTNSGDFVSGLLMMSTRSSKHIDMKDSSRGFFELNSKMLKPPTSTLGASALALHYANLIIVMEKMIRSPHLVGLDARDDLYSMLPNSIRSFLRARLKGVGFSASDPGLAGEWRDALGKILGWLSPLAHNMIKWQSERSFEQQNLMPKTNVLLLQTLYFANKEKTEAAITELLVGLNYIWRFEREMNAKALFEFSNFNGSLDLQASSS; translated from the coding sequence ATGCCCCCATCACGTTCTCTCACTAccccaaatcccatgaacccctctctctctctctctctctctctctctctctctctctctcacattacTCTATTTGTAATGCTTTCAACATCCCACGATCCTTCCCCATTTACAAACACTTCTTTTTATCCCCCCCAACTCCGCCCTTCAATTATTtttctccctcctccccccccccccccccccccccccctctatctctctctcattaaaCCCATCACTCTTCTTACCTATAGAATTCTCATCAAAATTAACCCAAAACCCATCTCCCCTTTTTTCCCATTAATTCCCTCCTCCTTAATTGATTTCCAAATGGCTCTCGAGACATGGCTTATCAAGGTAAAAACAGCCATATCCACCAGCATCGATTCCGTACGCGCCACTCCATCAACCCCCAGGAAACAACAACCCGCCGGTGCCATGAAGAAGGCCAACGTCGGAGTCTTGTCCTTCGAGATAGCCGGCCTCATGTCCAAGCTCCTCCACCTCTGGCAATCCCTCTCCGACAAGAATATAACCCGCCTCAGAAACGAATGCATATGCCTCGAAGGCGTCCGTAAGATCGTGTCCAACGACGAGTCCTTCCTCCTCGGCCTCGCCTGCGCCGAGATCGCCGAAAACCTCAGGCTCGTCGCCAAATCCGTGTCCAGACTCAGCAAGAAATGCGAGGACTCGAGCCTCAGGTCGTTCGGCAGGGTTTTCGACGAGTTCTCGAACACGGGCCGGGACCCTTACAACTGGGTATTGAGCTGGAAGGAGATGGATGCAAAGGTTAACAAGAAGATGGAGCGTTTGAAAACCGCCACGTCGACCCTTTACAGGGAAATGGAAGAGCTCGTGATTTTGGAAACCGATTCAAGGAAAAAACAGTTGCAAAAGATGGTGGATCTGCAGCAGAAGATTTTGGTGCACAGGCAAGAGGTTAAGTATCTAAAGGAGAGGTCTTTATGGAACAGGAGTTTTGACACGGCCATTTCATTGCTTGCTAGATCCATTTTCACGGTACTGGCAAGGATCAAGCTCGTGTTTGGGATTGGTAACGTGTTCTCATCGTACGCAGTTTCTTTGCCTCGGAGCCTGTCTGCTTCAGCTGCCGTCTACCCTTCCGATCAGAACACGAACTCTGGCGATTTCGTATCGGGCCTGTTGATGATGAGCACCAGGAGCTCTAAGCATATAGACATGAAGGATTCGAGTCGTGGGTTCTTCGAGTTGAACTCGAAAATGCTGAAACCGCCCACGAGTACTCTGGGTGCCTCTGCTCTTGCTCTGCACTATGCAAACCTGATAATTGTGATGGAGAAAATGATAAGGTCGCCGCATTTGGTGGGCCTCGACGCGAGAGATGATCTTTACTCGATGCTGCCGAATAGCATAAGGTCGTTCCTGAGGGCCAGGTTGAAAGGGGTGGGGTTCTCGGCCAGCGATCCGGGGCTCGCCGGAGAGTGGAGAGATGCTCTGGGGAAGATCTTGGGGTGGTTGTCACCTTTGGCGCATAACATGATCAAGTGGCAAAGTGAGAGGAGCTTTGAGCAGCAGAATTTGATGCCCAAGACAAACGTTCTCTTGCTACAAACGCTGTATTTTGCAAACAAAGAGAAGACAGAGGCTGCCATCACTGAGTTGCTGGTGGGTCTGAATTACATTTGGAGGTTTGAAAGGGAGATGAATGCTAAGGCCTTGTTTGAGTTTTCCAATTTTAATGGGTCCTTGGATTTGCAGGCTTCTTCAAGTTAG
- the LOC131319106 gene encoding uncharacterized protein LOC131319106, protein MPWNTKSHPKMAEVEPSENSNRTRIRQPISVPFVWEEKPGTPKKDWKPSTQTVNPVVPLPVKLVASIPFEWEEKPGTPLRHFSQAPQEVGIQLQPEKLIELDSPLIKTTDSGDENGSEEEQYRIFKSDIDGYGFETDGSFCSAPSVPTSCLVSSLAVSNAVPNSGELKSPSSPDSENSYATGTSLVGEAFLECLFPLLSSPHTSFLEKHGCTEKSSSNIPRKVQSKDFDRESNCSVAVKRSLTLGELLMMSSRISYRRKEVQMQLPMETMKNRAIGRCIFRINSWMGISHWIEGLQRKWKRQLRLKLM, encoded by the exons ATGCCTTGGAACACTAAATCCCATCCCAAAATGGCTGAGGTAGAACCCTCAGAGAATTCCAACAGAACCCGAATCAGACAACCAATCTCAGTTCCGTTTGTTTGGGAAGAAAAACCAGGAACACCTAAAAAGGACTGGAAACCCAGCACCCAAACAGTTAATCCAGTTGTACCTCTTCCGGTCAAGCTTGTTGCCTCAATTCCCTTTGAATGGGAGGAAAAGCCCGGAACACCACTTCGCCACTTTTCCCAGGCACCACAAGAAGTAGGAATTCAACTCCAACCAGAAAAACTTATTGAATTAGACTCACCTCTGATAAAAACTACAGATAGTGGCGATGAAAATGGAAGTGAGGAGGAACAATACAGGATTTTCAAATCAGACATTGATGGGTATGGATTTGAGACCGATGGATCCTTCTGCTCAGCTCCTTCTGTGCCAACCAGTTGCCTAGTATCAAGTCTGGCTGTTTCTAATGCTGTTCCTAACAGTGGCGAGCTGAAATCACCTTCTTCGCCAGATTCTGAAAACAGCTATGCAACAGGAACAAGCCTAGTAGGGGAAGCTTTCTTGGAGTGTCTATTTCCGCTGTTATCATCACCCCATACCAGTTTCCTTGAAAAGCATGGCTGCACAGAAAAGAGCAGTTCAAATATTCCAAGGAAAGTCCAGAGTAAAGATTTCGACCGTGAGAGCAATTGCAGTGTTGCAGTCAAAAGGTCACTAACACTCGGAGAGCTGCTAATGATGAGCAGCAGAATAAGTTATCGAAGAAAAGAAGTTCAAATGCAACTCCCCATG GAAACTATGAAGAATAGAGCAATTGGACGCTGCATCTTTAGGATTAACAGCTGGATGGGGATTAGCCACTGGATTGAAGGATTGCAGCGGAAGTGGAAGAGGCAGCTGCGACTGAAACTGATGTAG